In the Uranotaenia lowii strain MFRU-FL chromosome 1, ASM2978415v1, whole genome shotgun sequence genome, GCTTCCCGTGTACCTATGCCTCCGCTTgacattatttcattttattttcttgttatCGGTGATAGCTAACTGTTGTGTTGTTCTCTTCTCCATCTGTTTTAAAGTATCACCTGGCCGTGCCGAATTTCGATTGAAGGTTCTTAACTCGTAGCACACTGCTGCACCCTCACGCCCGGACCGTGATGTTCATCGTCCTCGTCGTATGCATTTTTATAACTACTATTCCGGCGGTCCTGCTCAGGATCCAATTCCATCTAGGCgttgaaaagggaaaaaaaacatttgaagaattagatttgaaaaagctttgaaaaattttaaactaatgtAAATAAGATATTtcgttgaattaaaaattgctGTTAACTCCTTGCAATTATGCttatttagaaacattttttttacaatttatttaacattttgaatcgGTCcagtttcaactttttttcaattcaagaaaTTTCACTAATAATGTATTCGAATCCGTGATTTGTGGAAACGGTAGAAAAATAACAACCGCATAGGTCTCAGCAGTAATATCCGTTGAAGTTCCCATGCCCATTTGCTGAGCGTTAATGCTTTAGCAATCAATCGTCCGCTTgacaaatttccatttttgatCGGTGCAATAGAATCGCACCTTGTTCGGATATGGAAATTTAACATGCGCAGTAACTATCTCTTTCCGTCACTGTAATGTGACGATCGTTTGCGTATACCTTGTAGTAAAACCTGAGCttcgaaacaaaaatactaTTTCTATAACTTAGTAGGGCCGTATTGAGATGATGCCATTCAGCTCTTTCGAGTCACTCAACAATTTTATCCAAATGAAATACTACTATTTTCATATGGCTATCTACATATATTGACTTACCATATTACATTCCTCTGCGTTGGCGGGAACTTTAACGCTTGTCCTACCCGGTAGAGCTTGTTCAAGCAATGGAACCAAATCGATAGGCATCGATTCCGGGAACACCACGAAGAACTGGATAATTAATCGTCCCTTTTCGAATGGATTTTTATATTGGGGCATGCCCTCGCCGGCAATGTATTTGATGGCTTCGTGCTTGACCACTTCACCCTGATACGACGTGATTAGCAAATCTCGATCGTCCAGTGTTTTAATGACTTTTTGGAAACCGCATAGCGATTCCACGAGGGGCAGCTGCATGCGCATGATCAAATCCTGTCCCGATCGTCTGAAAATGGGATGTTCCTTCTCGTCCAACACTACAACAATGTCACCCGGTTGTAGATCAGGATCTTGATCACCTTCGccagaaaatattattttttggcCGTCACGCATACCCTTTTCTACGTTAACTTCGAGAATTTTGCGATCTCGTACCGTTTTTCTGCCgttgcaatttttgcatttgtCTTTCTCGTCAATAATCTCGCCCATACCACGACACAGGCGGCATGCCTCTTCAAACTGCTGCACAAAACCGGGTGCCAACTGTTGGATCTTAGTCACAATACCGGTTCCACGACAGGGCGAACACTTCTGAACGGCACCCTTCTTTCCGCCGCGTCCTTCGCACTGATCacagataatatttttttgtaaagctaACTTTCTGGTCGCTCCGGAGTATAGTTCTTCAAGAGTCACTGACAGTTGATGAACGAGATCTTTGCCGCGACGTTCCCGTTTGCTGAAATAA is a window encoding:
- the LOC129739004 gene encoding dnaJ homolog subfamily A member 1 → MVKETGYYDLLGVKPGCSPEDLKKAYRKLALKYHPDKNPNEGEKFKQISMAYEVLSDPEKKAIYDEGGEAAIKKGGAGGGGGFHSPMDIFEMFFSGGMGGRSKRERRGKDLVHQLSVTLEELYSGATRKLALQKNIICDQCEGRGGKKGAVQKCSPCRGTGIVTKIQQLAPGFVQQFEEACRLCRGMGEIIDEKDKCKNCNGRKTVRDRKILEVNVEKGMRDGQKIIFSGEGDQDPDLQPGDIVVVLDEKEHPIFRRSGQDLIMRMQLPLVESLCGFQKVIKTLDDRDLLITSYQGEVVKHEAIKYIAGEGMPQYKNPFEKGRLIIQFFVVFPESMPIDLVPLLEQALPGRTSVKVPANAEECNMMELDPEQDRRNSSYKNAYDEDDEHHGPGVRVQQCATS